In a single window of the Elaeis guineensis isolate ETL-2024a chromosome 8, EG11, whole genome shotgun sequence genome:
- the LOC114914004 gene encoding uncharacterized protein has protein sequence MNIFFQLTIAKVAYVLSTPYPQDASENGELSERQKTWLDDDYICRYTILNAMNNSLFNVFHKYSAAVEMDDSRAVIDQINELNDIATECADAGEPISETFQVSTIIGKLPPSWSDYQKYLKHKKKSLSLDDLSQKWKKDSAKNKRLKAKNDKFKKQKKGPCYVCGKMGHIAKMCYHCKGKKPNETNMVGEEDDLIAMLTEVLMINTDNNWWVDSGATCHVTLYKNVFKTYEEFKDEKSVFMGNSSSSTIA, from the exons ATGAATATCTTCTTCCAGTTAACTATTGCAAAGGTTGCATACGTGCTGTCAACTCCATATCCACAAGATGCATCTGAAAATGGTGAACTTTCTGAGAGGCAGAAGACATGGCTTGATGATGATTATATTTGTCGCTACACTATTTTGAATGCCATGAACAACTCACTGTTCAACGTCTTTCACAAATATTCTGCTGCTGTTGA AATGGATGATTCAAGGGCTgtcattgatcaaatcaatgaactTAATGATATTGCAACTGAATGTGCTGATGCTGGTGAACCAATTTCAGAGACTTTTCAAGTGTCTACTATCATTGGGAAACTGCCTCCTTCATGGAgtgattatcaaaaatatttaaaacacAAGAAGAAATCTCTGTCATTGGATGATCTG TCCCAAAAGTGGAAGAAAGACTCTGCTAAGAATAAGAGGCTTAAAGCAAAGAATGATAAATTCAAGAAACAGAAGAAAGGTCCTTGTTATGTGTGTGGAAAAATGGGGCATATTGCCAAGATGTGCTACCATTGCAAAGGGAAGAAACCTAATGAAACCAACATGGTTGGAGAAGAGGATGACTTGATTGCCATGCTCACCGAGGTTCTCATGATCAACACCGATAATAATTGGTGGGTAGATTCAGGTGCAACATGTCATGTGACTCTCTACAAGAATGTCTTCAAGACATATGAAGAGTTTAAAGATGAAAAATCTGTTTTTATGGGAAACTCCTCTTCAAGCACCATTGCTTGA